The window CCGTACAGGATTAAGTTCTATATAGCGCTGGCAAGCTAGCAAATAGTCATCTTGCTCTGTTATACATGATCGGAATCGTCCCTCCCAGAGAGTTCCACTTCGATCATAGGTTCGATTGATATACTGAACATAACGTTGTCCGAGTCTTTTCATCAAATCTCCGGCGCTTCGTTCTTGTTTTGGTGTCAAAAGGAGGTGGACATGGTTGGTCATAAGGGCAAAGGCATGAATTGCACACCCTGAAACTTTGGCATATTCAAACAACCAGTCAAGGTAGAAAAGATAATCCTCATCCGCAAAAAAACATGCTTGGCGATTGTTGCCTCGCTGAATAATGTGAATGGGAACTCCGGAATATATAAGGCGTGCTCGTCTTGGCATGCTCTCTATCAAACCACAATTTCACATCGCTGGCAAGTAAAAACGTGGTCTGTCCCCTAATACACTAGTCTGTCCCCTAATACACTAAGTAAAAACGTGGTCTGTCCCCTAATACAGGCTCAGTCCATGGTCTGTCCCCTAATACAGGCTTGTCCCCTAATACAGGCTAATACTCCACAGGGGTTTTGCCACCACTTTTGGAGAAGTTACTAGACCTCTTCGATTTTTCGGCGGCAAAGTCGTAACTGTCGGGCTTTGACTTCAGCCATATCGAGATAGTAGATCTCTTTTGGGAAAAGGAGGTCGGCAACACCTGAGTCAAAAATTCTCTTTATTTCGTACTCATCATGAGAGATATCGCGCTGATAAATATAGTTGAGGTAGGTTTTGTTGGTGTGGATGATAAACTCAACTCGCATTCCTCCCATTCTGGCAAAGAACTTAAACATCGGTGTGCCTGGGGCACTGCCGATATTACTACTATTGTGTGTGCCTCCGGTTAGAGTGTCCGACACCTCCTCGAGGGTCATGAAAGAGTCGGCCTTGATTGCACTTTGTGTGAGGTGTCGTTGGAATGTTCGGACATCGGCTATGGAGTCCAGCACGGCCATCAGGCCAAGCTCATCGTCAACCGCTACAGCGGGGTTTTCCTC is drawn from Desulfobulbaceae bacterium and contains these coding sequences:
- a CDS encoding transposase; protein product: MPRRARLIYSGVPIHIIQRGNNRQACFFADEDYLFYLDWLFEYAKVSGCAIHAFALMTNHVHLLLTPKQERSAGDLMKRLGQRYVQYINRTYDRSGTLWEGRFRSCITEQDDYLLACQRYIELNPVR